One Methylocaldum marinum DNA window includes the following coding sequences:
- a CDS encoding cytochrome c1 has product MRSAFGIILLLFSFAATAVDPTKPLEDADVDIFDSDSVRRGAGLFANYCMGCHSVKQIRYSRIAKDLELDEDTVRREFMFGEAKIHDYLGTAMSKEDGENTFGVAPPDLSLVVRARGADWVYSYLKGFYTDPKRPFGTNNLISRDVAMPNVLWKLQGTQEPVIKRIDGVDTVVDVRPVQKGEMTRQEFDQALTDIVNFLAYVAEPSKLERLPLGKYIILFLIVLAVIMYRLKKEYWKNIH; this is encoded by the coding sequence ATGAGATCGGCATTCGGCATAATACTGTTGTTATTTTCTTTTGCCGCGACTGCGGTAGATCCGACGAAACCGCTCGAAGATGCCGATGTGGACATTTTCGATTCCGACTCCGTTCGGAGGGGGGCGGGTTTGTTCGCGAACTACTGCATGGGTTGCCATTCCGTAAAGCAGATTCGCTACTCGCGAATCGCCAAAGACCTCGAACTCGACGAGGACACCGTGCGACGGGAATTCATGTTCGGCGAGGCCAAGATCCACGACTATCTCGGCACCGCGATGTCCAAGGAGGACGGCGAAAACACCTTCGGAGTGGCTCCGCCGGATCTTTCTCTGGTGGTGCGGGCGAGGGGAGCGGATTGGGTCTACAGCTATCTGAAAGGCTTTTACACCGATCCGAAACGTCCATTCGGGACGAATAACCTGATTTCCCGCGACGTGGCGATGCCCAATGTCTTGTGGAAGCTGCAGGGCACCCAGGAACCCGTGATCAAAAGGATCGACGGCGTCGATACCGTGGTCGACGTTCGGCCGGTCCAGAAAGGCGAGATGACGCGTCAGGAATTCGATCAAGCCTTGACCGACATCGTCAATTTTCTCGCCTATGTGGCGGAACCCTCCAAGCTGGAACGACTGCCGCTCGGGAAATACATCATCTTATTTCTAATCGTGCTGGCGGTGATCATGTACCGGCTTAAGAAAGAATATTGGAAGAATATTCATTGA
- a CDS encoding cytochrome b — protein MASEKAKALLNWLDERFPVSNLWNSQLAKYYVPKNFNFLYFFGSLAILVLVNQILTGIWLTMHYKPSAELAFDSIEYIMRDVDYGWLLRYMHSTGASMFFIVIYLHMFRAIFYGSFKKPRELIWLFGMTLFLLLMAEAFMGYLLPWGQMSYWGAQVIISLFGAIPVIGEDLALWVRGDYVVADATLNRFFALHVIGIPLAILILVVFHLVALRTTGSGNPDGIEIKKHKNESGIPIDGIPFHPYYTVKDLYAAIVFLIICALIIFYMPEMGGYFLEHQNFEPANPAATPEHIQPVWYFTPFYSVLRAIPNKLGGVMAMGASIVLLFLLPWLDRSPVKSIRYRGRVFKVALVLFVVSFFGLGILGTKPVTPTSTAFARLFTFIYFAFLLLMPFYPQFERTRPVPERLAESIIPLNKREGRHWRLIERGLEAVRTSVFWQKSKARIAALEAHPFVQNVKERLSAVIGWLKTYGSK, from the coding sequence ATGGCTTCGGAAAAGGCAAAAGCTCTTTTGAACTGGCTGGACGAGCGGTTTCCGGTATCCAACCTGTGGAACAGCCAGCTCGCCAAATATTACGTACCGAAGAACTTCAATTTTCTGTATTTCTTCGGTTCCCTGGCAATACTGGTGCTGGTCAATCAGATCCTGACCGGGATCTGGCTGACGATGCATTACAAGCCCTCGGCCGAACTTGCGTTCGATTCGATCGAATACATCATGCGCGATGTGGATTATGGCTGGCTGCTCCGGTACATGCACTCGACCGGCGCCTCGATGTTTTTCATCGTTATCTACCTCCACATGTTCCGGGCGATCTTTTACGGGTCTTTCAAAAAGCCCCGCGAACTGATCTGGCTGTTCGGCATGACCCTGTTTTTGCTGCTTATGGCCGAGGCCTTCATGGGTTATCTGCTGCCCTGGGGGCAGATGTCCTATTGGGGCGCGCAGGTGATCATCTCGCTGTTCGGTGCGATTCCGGTCATAGGCGAAGATCTCGCGTTATGGGTGCGGGGTGATTATGTCGTCGCCGACGCGACGCTGAACCGCTTCTTTGCGCTCCACGTTATCGGCATTCCGCTGGCCATACTCATTCTGGTGGTATTTCACCTGGTCGCGTTGCGGACTACCGGCTCGGGCAATCCAGACGGCATCGAGATCAAGAAGCATAAGAACGAAAGCGGCATTCCGATCGACGGAATACCTTTCCATCCTTATTACACCGTCAAGGATTTGTACGCGGCGATCGTGTTTTTGATCATCTGTGCTCTCATCATCTTCTATATGCCGGAGATGGGCGGATATTTCCTGGAGCATCAGAATTTTGAACCGGCAAATCCGGCGGCGACGCCCGAGCATATTCAGCCGGTCTGGTATTTCACGCCGTTTTACTCGGTTCTGCGTGCGATTCCGAACAAGCTGGGCGGTGTGATGGCGATGGGAGCGTCGATTGTCTTGCTGTTCCTGCTGCCCTGGCTGGACCGCTCGCCGGTGAAATCGATTCGCTATCGCGGAAGAGTTTTCAAGGTCGCATTGGTTTTATTCGTGGTGAGTTTTTTCGGGCTCGGAATTCTCGGCACCAAGCCTGTTACGCCGACTTCGACGGCTTTTGCGAGGCTGTTCACGTTCATCTATTTTGCGTTTCTGCTTTTGATGCCGTTCTACCCGCAGTTCGAACGGACCCGTCCGGTTCCGGAGCGCCTTGCCGAATCCATCATTCCGCTGAACAAGCGCGAGGGCAGGCATTGGCGTTTGATCGAACGTGGTTTGGAGGCGGTGCGGACCAGCGTGTTCTGGCAGAAGAGTAAGGCGCGGATTGCGGCTCTTGAAGCCCATCCGTTCGTGCAGAACGTAAAAGAACGACTATCGGCGGTTATCGGATGGTTAAAAACCTACGGAAGCAAATAA
- the petA gene encoding ubiquinol-cytochrome c reductase iron-sulfur subunit has protein sequence MTTEGVDIEKRRFLTQAAAVIGAIGTGAAAVPFISSMKPSAKAEALGAPVEVDISKIEPGQLIRVLWRGKPVWILHRTPNVLAALPTLDDQLRDPQSKQSEQPKAMANELRSLKPEIFVAVGICTHLGCSPVYRPEIAPADLGPEWKGGFFCPCHGSRFDLAGRVYKAVPAPTNLEIPPYHYTSDTRILIGLSGEE, from the coding sequence ATGACTACTGAAGGCGTGGATATCGAAAAGCGCCGTTTCTTAACCCAGGCGGCGGCGGTCATCGGCGCCATTGGGACGGGCGCCGCGGCGGTGCCGTTCATCTCGTCGATGAAGCCCAGCGCCAAGGCCGAAGCCTTGGGAGCCCCGGTGGAAGTCGACATCAGCAAGATCGAGCCGGGACAATTGATTCGCGTCCTGTGGCGGGGGAAGCCGGTCTGGATACTGCACAGAACGCCTAACGTCTTGGCGGCCCTGCCAACCCTCGACGACCAGCTGCGCGATCCCCAGTCGAAGCAATCCGAGCAGCCGAAAGCGATGGCCAACGAGCTTCGCTCTCTCAAGCCCGAGATTTTCGTCGCCGTCGGTATCTGTACCCATCTCGGATGTTCCCCCGTCTATCGTCCCGAAATCGCGCCCGCGGATCTGGGGCCGGAGTGGAAGGGCGGATTTTTCTGTCCCTGCCACGGTTCTCGTTTCGATTTGGCGGGACGCGTGTACAAGGCGGTTCCGGCGCCGACCAATCTGGAAATTCCGCCCTATCACTATACGAGTGATACACGGATCCTAATCGGTTTGAGCGGCGAGGAGTAG
- the hisC gene encoding histidinol-phosphate transaminase, which produces MTDRASKVRSLLRPEILALSAYHVPDSSDYIKLDAMENPYSWPDDMVEEWLARLREAQPNRYPDPSCSRLKACLREAYGVPEEAGLLMGNGSDEIIQIILMALQGREATVLAPEPTFVMYRQIASCLGLKFVSVPLREEDFSLDTAAMCAAIETHRPAVIFLAYPNNPTGNLFDFEAIVEILQAAPGLVVLDEAYAAYAGRSFMPRLADFDGLLVMRTLSKLGLAGLRLGFLAGAKAWIDEFDKIRLPYNINTLTQISTEFAIEKRKVLEAQVELIRRNRQHLLEALGRLPKVRVYPSEANFITFRLLRDDAGQVFQQLKDAGILIKNLHSSGGRLAGCLRVTVGTPEENRRFLAALSTILVS; this is translated from the coding sequence ATGACCGATCGCGCGAGCAAGGTCCGGTCTTTGCTGAGGCCGGAAATACTGGCTTTATCGGCCTATCATGTCCCGGATTCTTCGGACTACATCAAGCTGGACGCCATGGAAAACCCCTATTCGTGGCCGGACGACATGGTCGAGGAATGGCTGGCGCGGCTGCGGGAAGCGCAGCCGAACCGTTATCCGGATCCCTCATGCAGCCGGTTGAAAGCCTGCCTGCGCGAGGCCTACGGCGTTCCCGAGGAGGCCGGCCTCCTGATGGGCAACGGTTCCGACGAAATCATTCAGATCATTCTCATGGCGCTACAAGGGCGCGAAGCGACGGTTCTGGCACCCGAGCCGACCTTCGTCATGTATCGGCAGATTGCGTCTTGCCTGGGGCTTAAATTTGTTTCCGTGCCCTTGCGGGAAGAGGATTTCTCCCTGGACACGGCGGCCATGTGCGCGGCGATCGAAACCCATCGCCCTGCCGTAATTTTCCTCGCTTATCCCAACAATCCGACCGGCAATCTGTTCGATTTCGAAGCGATCGTCGAGATCCTGCAAGCCGCCCCCGGATTGGTGGTGCTGGACGAAGCTTACGCCGCTTACGCCGGCCGCAGTTTCATGCCGCGGCTCGCGGACTTCGATGGTCTGCTGGTTATGCGCACGCTGTCCAAGCTGGGGCTCGCGGGGCTGCGATTGGGGTTTCTGGCGGGCGCCAAGGCCTGGATCGACGAATTCGACAAGATTCGGCTCCCGTACAACATCAACACCTTGACCCAGATCAGCACCGAGTTCGCCATCGAAAAGCGGAAAGTGCTGGAGGCCCAGGTCGAGCTGATTCGCCGGAACCGGCAACACCTGCTCGAAGCGCTCGGGCGGCTTCCGAAAGTTCGTGTCTATCCGAGCGAGGCCAATTTCATCACGTTTAGGCTTCTGCGGGACGATGCCGGTCAGGTATTTCAGCAGCTCAAGGATGCGGGCATTTTGATCAAGAATCTCCACTCGTCGGGTGGACGCTTGGCCGGGTGTTTGCGAGTCACCGTGGGAACTCCGGAGGAAAATCGCCGATTCCTTGCAGCCCTTTCCACGATCCTGGTTTCATAG
- the hisD gene encoding histidinol dehydrogenase → MSDFSITRLEAGSADFAQDLDAVLAWDEAEDAAIHGRVMDIIQRIRKEGDAALVELTRLYDRFEVANASGLELSREELKRAWNSLPSDSADALMKAGERIRLYAERQKMESWRYSETDGTVLGQQVTPLDKVGVYVPGGKAAYPSSVLMNAMPAKVAGVPEIVMVVPTPGGETNPLVLAAAYLAGIDRVFRIGGAQAVAALAYGTETVPRVDKIVGPGNIYVATAKKLVFGQVGIDMVAGPSEILVISDGGTDPDWIAMDLFSQAEHDEDAQAILVSPDRAHLDAVESSIRRLLPTMERAEVIRASLSRRGALIQVRDLEEAAQVANRIAPEHLELSVEDPESLAGRIRNAGAVFMGRYTAEALGDYCAGPNHVLPTSGTARFSSPLGVYDFQKRSSLIFCSPQGADQLARTASVLARGEGLTAHARSAEYRIAERT, encoded by the coding sequence ATGTCGGATTTCTCGATTACCCGTCTCGAGGCGGGTTCAGCGGATTTCGCACAGGATCTGGACGCCGTATTGGCATGGGACGAAGCCGAGGATGCCGCTATCCACGGGCGGGTGATGGACATCATTCAACGCATCCGGAAGGAAGGCGATGCCGCCTTGGTCGAACTGACCCGTCTTTATGACCGTTTCGAGGTGGCGAATGCCTCCGGGCTCGAGCTCTCGCGCGAGGAACTGAAAAGGGCCTGGAACAGCCTGCCCAGCGATTCGGCCGATGCGCTCATGAAGGCCGGCGAGCGCATCCGGCTGTATGCCGAGCGGCAAAAAATGGAGTCGTGGCGCTATTCTGAGACCGACGGAACGGTGCTTGGGCAGCAGGTGACGCCTTTGGATAAGGTGGGCGTCTATGTGCCCGGAGGCAAGGCGGCCTATCCGTCATCGGTCCTGATGAACGCCATGCCGGCGAAAGTGGCCGGCGTTCCCGAAATCGTCATGGTGGTTCCGACGCCGGGAGGCGAAACCAATCCGCTGGTTCTCGCCGCCGCTTATCTTGCCGGGATAGACCGGGTGTTCCGCATCGGCGGCGCGCAAGCGGTCGCGGCATTGGCGTACGGCACCGAGACCGTTCCGCGGGTCGACAAAATCGTCGGTCCCGGCAATATCTACGTGGCGACCGCGAAAAAGCTGGTATTCGGCCAGGTCGGCATCGACATGGTGGCGGGGCCATCGGAAATTCTCGTCATCAGCGATGGCGGCACAGACCCGGACTGGATCGCCATGGATCTGTTCTCGCAAGCGGAGCACGACGAGGATGCCCAGGCGATACTCGTCAGCCCGGACCGCGCTCATCTCGATGCGGTGGAATCGAGCATAAGGCGTCTGCTGCCGACCATGGAGCGGGCAGAGGTGATCCGGGCCTCGCTGTCGCGGCGCGGGGCGCTGATTCAGGTTCGGGATCTGGAAGAGGCGGCGCAAGTGGCGAACCGCATCGCGCCCGAGCATTTGGAATTGTCGGTGGAGGACCCCGAAAGCCTGGCCGGCAGAATCCGCAACGCCGGCGCCGTCTTCATGGGCCGCTACACGGCGGAAGCGCTGGGCGATTATTGCGCCGGACCCAATCACGTACTGCCCACTTCGGGAACGGCCAGATTTTCCTCGCCCTTGGGCGTATACGATTTTCAAAAGCGGTCCAGCCTGATCTTTTGCTCGCCGCAAGGCGCGGATCAATTGGCGAGAACCGCGTCGGTGCTGGCTCGGGGAGAGGGGCTGACGGCCCATGCCCGTTCCGCCGAGTACCGGATCGCAGAACGGACATGA
- the hisG gene encoding ATP phosphoribosyltransferase — protein MLTLAISKGRIYEEALPLLAQVGIEPTVDPDKSRKLILPTNREEVQLLIVRATDVPTYVEYGAADLGIAGKDVLVEYDAQGLYEPLDLGIARCRLMTAAMKDSAPVSRGRLRVATKYVKTTHRYFAGRGIQAEIIKLYGSMELAPLVGLAHCIVDLVDTGNTLRANGLEPRDLIMEVSSRLIVNKAAMKMKHREVTSFVEELRQVVSERSKQAG, from the coding sequence ATGCTCACTCTAGCCATATCGAAAGGGCGAATCTACGAGGAGGCGCTTCCCCTGCTCGCGCAGGTCGGAATCGAGCCGACCGTGGACCCCGACAAAAGCCGGAAGCTGATCCTGCCGACCAATCGCGAGGAGGTTCAGCTCCTGATCGTCCGGGCGACCGATGTGCCCACTTACGTGGAATACGGAGCCGCCGACCTCGGAATCGCCGGCAAGGACGTGTTGGTCGAGTACGATGCTCAAGGCCTGTACGAGCCGCTGGATCTGGGCATCGCCCGCTGCCGGCTGATGACGGCGGCCATGAAGGATTCGGCGCCGGTGTCGAGAGGGCGCTTGCGGGTGGCGACCAAATATGTGAAAACCACGCATCGCTATTTCGCCGGACGCGGAATTCAGGCGGAGATCATCAAGCTTTACGGCTCCATGGAATTGGCGCCTCTGGTGGGCTTGGCCCATTGCATCGTCGACTTGGTCGATACCGGAAACACGCTTAGGGCAAACGGACTCGAACCGCGCGATTTGATCATGGAGGTCAGCAGCCGGCTCATCGTTAATAAAGCCGCGATGAAGATGAAGCACCGCGAGGTCACGTCCTTCGTCGAAGAATTGAGGCAAGTGGTCAGCGAACGCAGCAAGCAAGCGGGGTAA
- the murA gene encoding UDP-N-acetylglucosamine 1-carboxyvinyltransferase produces MDKLLIIGGKPLQGELRISGAKNAALPILAGALLSETPVVIGNVPHLHDITTTMELLGRMGVHLMVDEKLNIEVDPGPIENFFAPYELVKTMRASILVLGPLLARFGRAEVSLPGGCAIGSRPVNLHLHGLAAMGAEINVRNGYIHASAKRLRGSRLVLDQVTVTGTENLMMAAVLAKGTTIIENAAREPEVVDLANFLNQMGGKVYGAGSDIMEIEGVDALSASGMHYRILPDRIETGTYLVAAAMTGGRVKLKNTRPDLLDAVLVKLREAGAEITCTESTIELDMQGNRPQAVSLRTAPYPAFPTDMQAQFTAMNTVAEGVGVITETVFENRFMHVHEMQRMGADIQLESNTAIVQGRPSLTAAPVMATDLRASASLVLAGLVAEGQTVVDRIYHIDRGYECIEEKLSQLGAEIRRVPN; encoded by the coding sequence ATGGATAAGCTTCTCATTATCGGCGGTAAACCTCTTCAAGGCGAACTGCGCATTTCCGGGGCCAAGAACGCCGCATTGCCGATTCTCGCCGGTGCTTTGCTGTCGGAAACACCCGTGGTTATAGGCAATGTTCCGCATCTTCACGACATTACCACCACCATGGAGTTGCTCGGGCGCATGGGGGTGCACTTGATGGTGGACGAAAAGCTCAATATCGAGGTTGATCCGGGCCCGATCGAAAATTTCTTCGCGCCCTATGAACTCGTGAAAACCATGCGGGCTTCCATACTGGTTCTGGGGCCGCTGTTGGCCCGTTTCGGCCGGGCCGAGGTTTCTTTGCCGGGCGGCTGCGCTATCGGCAGCCGGCCGGTGAACCTGCACCTCCACGGCCTGGCCGCGATGGGCGCCGAAATCAACGTGAGGAACGGTTACATTCACGCCAGCGCCAAGCGTCTCAGAGGTTCCCGTCTGGTTCTGGATCAGGTTACGGTCACCGGTACCGAGAATCTCATGATGGCCGCCGTTCTCGCGAAAGGAACGACGATTATCGAAAATGCCGCGCGCGAGCCCGAGGTGGTGGACTTGGCCAATTTTCTCAATCAGATGGGCGGGAAAGTTTACGGTGCGGGTTCCGATATCATGGAAATCGAAGGCGTCGACGCGCTTTCGGCCAGCGGAATGCACTACCGGATTCTGCCGGATCGCATCGAAACAGGCACTTATCTGGTCGCCGCCGCCATGACCGGCGGTCGGGTCAAGCTGAAGAACACCCGGCCGGATCTGCTGGACGCCGTATTGGTCAAGCTTCGCGAAGCCGGCGCCGAAATCACGTGCACCGAGTCGACCATCGAGCTCGACATGCAGGGCAATCGACCTCAGGCGGTATCGCTTCGCACAGCACCCTATCCGGCTTTCCCGACTGATATGCAGGCCCAGTTCACAGCCATGAACACGGTTGCGGAAGGCGTCGGCGTGATTACCGAGACCGTATTCGAGAATCGGTTCATGCATGTCCATGAAATGCAGCGCATGGGCGCCGACATCCAGCTCGAATCCAACACCGCCATCGTTCAGGGCAGGCCGAGTCTGACCGCCGCTCCGGTCATGGCCACCGACTTGAGGGCATCCGCGAGCCTGGTGCTGGCGGGGCTCGTGGCCGAGGGCCAGACCGTCGTTGACCGGATTTATCACATCGACCGCGGATACGAGTGCATCGAAGAAAAGCTGTCGCAGCTCGGTGCGGAGATACGCCGCGTCCCCAACTGA
- a CDS encoding STAS domain-containing protein has protein sequence MAESSNPFALVDEGRGNYRLKGELSFSTAKDALKTTSTLFAPASRLCFDLSGVSRVDSAGVALLLEWMRRAAKARSELRYRHLPQHVREIARVSGIEHLISADSPEPVDRSVSG, from the coding sequence ATGGCCGAATCTTCTAATCCGTTCGCATTGGTCGACGAAGGTCGGGGAAACTACAGACTTAAAGGCGAACTGAGTTTTTCGACGGCGAAGGACGCGTTGAAGACCACTTCGACCCTGTTTGCGCCGGCGTCCCGGCTTTGCTTCGATTTGTCGGGCGTCAGCCGGGTCGATAGCGCCGGCGTCGCGCTTCTGTTGGAGTGGATGCGGCGAGCCGCGAAAGCTCGATCGGAACTCCGATATCGCCACCTTCCGCAGCATGTCAGGGAGATCGCTCGCGTCAGCGGAATCGAACACTTGATTTCGGCGGACTCGCCGGAACCCGTCGACCGGTCGGTCTCAGGTTAG
- the mlaD gene encoding outer membrane lipid asymmetry maintenance protein MlaD, protein MQSSKAIEIWVGLFVAAGLIALFFLAMQVSNLAELKSNGDSYKIVARFENIGSLRVRAPVSVAGVTVGRVSAISFDNQTYEAVVEMRIEPKYDTLPIDTSASILTAGLLGEQYIGLSPGGAEEYLADGDEIELTQSAIVLEQIISRFLFNKAEGGGAAAPAE, encoded by the coding sequence ATGCAGTCATCGAAAGCAATCGAGATCTGGGTGGGTTTGTTCGTCGCCGCCGGTTTAATCGCTTTGTTCTTCTTGGCGATGCAAGTAAGCAATCTGGCGGAATTGAAAAGCAACGGCGACAGCTACAAGATCGTCGCTCGCTTCGAAAATATCGGCAGCCTGAGGGTTCGGGCGCCAGTCTCGGTGGCTGGCGTCACGGTGGGGCGGGTCAGCGCCATTTCGTTCGACAATCAGACCTACGAGGCCGTGGTGGAGATGCGGATCGAGCCGAAATACGACACGCTTCCGATCGACACCAGCGCCAGCATACTGACCGCCGGATTGTTGGGCGAGCAATATATCGGTCTATCGCCCGGCGGCGCGGAGGAGTACCTGGCGGACGGCGACGAGATCGAGCTGACGCAATCGGCGATCGTGCTCGAGCAGATCATCAGCCGGTTTCTTTTTAATAAGGCGGAAGGCGGCGGGGCAGCCGCGCCGGCCGAGTAA
- the mlaE gene encoding lipid asymmetry maintenance ABC transporter permease subunit MlaE produces the protein MLAPFQQLGDATLGILQKLGRANLFICHVAAGLPQILRRIRLLLAQVYSVGVLTVLLVSVSGLFVGMVLGLQGYNVLSDFGAEQTLGIMVAASLVRELGPVVTALLFSGRAGSALTAEIGLMKATEQLAGMEMMAVDPIRRIIAPRFFAGCVSMPLLASLFSMVGVLGGYFVGVGLLGVDEGAFWSQMKSKIDFYDDIVNGLIKSAVFGVIVTWIAVFEGYDAVPTSEGVSRATTRSVVYSAFAVLGWDFVLTALMFGGD, from the coding sequence ATGCTAGCCCCGTTCCAGCAGCTTGGAGACGCAACCCTCGGCATTCTGCAGAAACTAGGGCGGGCCAATTTGTTCATCTGCCATGTCGCAGCCGGGCTGCCCCAGATTCTTCGACGCATTCGCCTGCTTCTGGCCCAGGTTTATTCGGTGGGCGTGCTTACCGTCCTGTTGGTGAGCGTTTCCGGTTTGTTCGTCGGGATGGTGTTGGGCCTTCAGGGCTACAATGTGCTTTCCGATTTCGGGGCGGAGCAGACCCTGGGCATCATGGTGGCGGCTTCGCTGGTTCGGGAGTTGGGTCCGGTCGTCACGGCCTTGTTGTTCTCGGGGCGGGCCGGTTCCGCGCTGACCGCGGAAATCGGCCTGATGAAAGCGACCGAACAGCTTGCAGGCATGGAAATGATGGCGGTCGATCCGATCAGGCGCATCATCGCGCCACGCTTTTTCGCCGGTTGCGTCTCCATGCCTCTGCTGGCTTCGCTGTTCAGTATGGTCGGCGTCCTGGGCGGCTATTTCGTCGGCGTCGGGCTGCTCGGGGTGGACGAGGGCGCATTCTGGTCCCAGATGAAAAGCAAGATCGATTTTTATGACGATATCGTAAACGGTCTCATCAAAAGCGCCGTGTTCGGGGTTATCGTCACCTGGATAGCGGTGTTCGAGGGTTACGATGCCGTACCCACTTCCGAGGGGGTTAGCCGGGCGACCACACGCTCGGTCGTTTATTCGGCCTTTGCCGTGCTGGGGTGGGACTTCGTGCTGACGGCTTTAATGTTCGGGGGGGATTGA
- a CDS encoding ATP-binding cassette domain-containing protein, with amino-acid sequence MSGKNAGDEVLVSIRNLTFSRGSRKIFDGVNLDIPRGKITAIMGPSGTGKTTLLKLIGGQLRPDSGTIALDGQVVHQLSVGRLYELRKKIGMLFQTGALLTDLSVFENVAFPLREHTNLPESMIRTLVLMKLEAVGLRGARDLMPAQLSGGMARRVALARAITLDPTMIMYDEPFTGQDPISMGVLIKLIRDLNRGLGLTSIVVSHDVEETASIADYIYLISEGRVVGQGTPDAIRDSESSWVRQFMEGLADGPVPFHYPAPDYAADLLGPPA; translated from the coding sequence ATGAGTGGCAAGAATGCGGGTGACGAAGTTCTGGTTTCAATCAGAAATCTTACGTTCAGCCGTGGTAGCCGCAAGATTTTCGATGGCGTCAATCTGGATATCCCCAGGGGCAAAATTACCGCCATCATGGGGCCCAGCGGTACCGGCAAGACCACGCTTTTGAAGCTGATCGGCGGTCAACTGAGGCCGGATAGCGGTACGATCGCCCTGGACGGGCAAGTCGTGCATCAGCTGTCTGTGGGGCGGCTGTACGAACTGCGCAAAAAGATAGGGATGCTCTTTCAAACCGGTGCTCTTCTAACCGATCTCAGCGTTTTCGAAAACGTCGCGTTTCCGCTTCGGGAACACACCAATCTGCCGGAGTCCATGATCAGGACCCTGGTCTTGATGAAGCTGGAGGCCGTGGGATTGCGGGGCGCCCGCGATCTGATGCCAGCGCAGCTTTCGGGCGGCATGGCCAGACGCGTGGCCCTGGCGAGGGCGATTACGCTCGATCCGACAATGATCATGTACGACGAACCCTTCACCGGACAGGACCCGATCTCCATGGGAGTATTGATTAAGCTGATACGCGATTTGAACCGCGGACTGGGGCTCACAAGCATCGTTGTTTCCCACGACGTCGAGGAAACCGCGTCCATTGCCGATTACATCTATCTCATTTCCGAAGGAAGGGTGGTCGGGCAGGGTACGCCCGACGCGATTCGTGATTCGGAATCCTCTTGGGTCCGTCAGTTCATGGAAGGCTTGGCCGACGGTCCGGTGCCTTTCCATTACCCGGCACCCGATTATGCGGCCGACTTGCTCGGTCCGCCCGCCTGA